The Cardiocondyla obscurior isolate alpha-2009 linkage group LG18, Cobs3.1, whole genome shotgun sequence region tacacaattaatttaatgtttgaAGCACTgcacaaattaattaattcttaaatgtattagaaaatgatatataataagaatttaagtattattatattaaaaatatatcaaatgtAATGCTTACCGAGGATTCCGGACCCCAAATTCCGGTTATATTTTGATTTACAGGATCAATGGTGAAACCTTTAATCGGTATATTAGACGTCATTCCATTAACAGCGTAAATAAAAccatctaaaattaattacatgataataatgatacaataattatttatatacgaaaAACTGTAATTATCATGAATTACGTACGGTATGACGCAATGCCGAATATTCGACCGAATTGCCGATGACGGATCGAATAGGGAGGTTCTAAGTTCTGACTAAATCCAGAAAATGTTACGTCTAGGCATACAATTCTCCAATTTTCGCGATCAGCGACGCATACTTGTCTGTTCGGCAATATTGTCAGGGAATGCGGAACTCTCAAAGTAATCCATCCTAATCCTAAAATCATTGATAAAATAAGCAAAAACTGaacattaacattaatattaatattaatattaatattactgttAGGGGTATTAAACGTACTTTCATCGATGGTGTACTTGGGGTTACCCCTTCCGTCAAACAGCACTAGCCTATTATTGCAATATCCGTCAGCGACAACGATTTCACCACTCGGTAAAACTGCGACTGAGGTTGGTTGACAGAAATGTTCATTGTCGTTTCCAGGTTCGAATCTTTGACCGAGAACTAGCTGAGGCTCGCCGGAAGCTGAaaactataattaatataaattatcaatatttgTGACATTTTTTACACTGTAgcaactattaaaaaaattattataacgtgCTTTACTAACTTACTGTTCAAACAGCAAGATTTAtcgttttgttttaaattgtgtgtctttaatatgtatttctttACCTTGAATACTTGATGAAGAGCAATATCAGTCAACCATACATTTCCATAGGGATCGATATGAATCCCATGCGGTAAGTAAAATGTTTGATTTCCCCAACCGTGAACAACCTCGCCGGTTTTCGGATTCAGTGTTAACACTGTATTATCACGAATAGGACCTCTATAATTTTCTTGATATTCCGCATTATCGTTGAAAGTGCTGAAAATGATTACATTATAAACGaaaagaattgaaaatttaattgctcaAAGACAGGGCAAGATTTAACTGTTATatgttgaattttatttgttaatttattcacaTCTCACCCATAATTCCACGTTCGATCACCGCGATGAAAAATCACGACATTCCCCGTTAGATCTACCGCGACACCGGAAACCTCACCAAGATTTTCGGGACTTCGCCAGAAACTATTTTCAACGGGATATGCTGGCGCGTAGAATTCATTCTGTACAGTAACGAGAACAAGAATATTCATTAAGAATTTATGACAAGATTATGttgttgtaatattaatgatcACGTACATTGTATGAAACATATATTATTCCATTATTGCGAAgtagtaatttattaattaatatgatagtcaactgttaattttttacacataCGTGAAAGCGTCGATAGAGTGCTTCGAAACCGTCAAAGTTATTTCCATCGTCGTAGATTACGTTGTCGAACTCTCCCTCGTTGGATGTCACACATTTTAATACCACTATCGCGAGCACCGAGAGAACTCGAGAGAATCGGCTTCCTCCATCCGCCATTGTTCATCTGCTCTCCCATAAATCCGACAGCCGACGGGATCCAAAACTGAGGAGCCGGGTAAATCGATAGCACGCGCAAGcgtgttaaatttaaattgccgTAACTTGGAAATGTATctccaaattaattaatgctacAAGTATGTAGAAAGTATGTAGAAAGTAATGAAGAAGTTGATCAATCATCCGACTTagtgtaaagaaaaaaaattcagcaTTTTGGGACTTAAAATGCAGTGGTAGCAAATacaactgaaaaaaaaaaagaagaaagacaaGTGTAAATGAGCACAAGAAACAAAtggttgtaattaataaataataatgataaaataataataataacgaattgAGTATCAATAATTGGTACAAACAGCTGTTCTGTTAGACGTTGTTCGCCATAAACTGCGTCTACTTTAAAAACTTGGAGGATTCACAACAAGTAAACAGGTGGGCGCCGATCGATATTCACGCGCAGGTGTCCTGGTTACTATCCCAGGAAAGTGGGTAGGAACGCCAAGTGATCGTATCCTGGAGACCATTGACGTCAGAGTTTTTATCTGTTCGCAGAGTAATCAATACTCTCTGTAATCAGCGGCACTGTTTGGTCCAGGCATGCACGTAATGCACTAGAAGCGTTAgacttaaattaaaagagttaAAGTTAAAACATAAGTtgcatatttttctatataagttaaattgtgaataaaaaaaatttaaattgcgattacttaaaatattgcgttttataaaaaaagaaagtaaagagcttttttaatgttaaagtAACGTgtcaaaattatgtaaaagtataaaataaatttctgggACGATGATTAAGGATTATTCACAATTTAATCCATTAGAGCTTTATTAAGTGATCACAAAGAGTTAGAACACAGCGATTATAAATTCTTGGCAGCATAAGTGTTCGTCGATGCGCTATATAAATCAcattggaattttttaatcttttaaatatcattctttcaacattatttaatattcttaccTATATTTTGAACAAAGCTGCTAATAGAAAATTAcctttgaaatatataatcgtGCCACGTCTTAACCGGTGAATAAATTCGCGAAATTTTCGCGAACGCcgattttgattttaaatgaaagttgtttgattttcttattaccatccctgtaaaacaaaaacaGGAAATAGTTAATATTGAACATTGAAGagttgttaataataaaatagcgtctactatattaaaacttaaaaataaccTTATTTTGCAAAGTGGATTCTTATTaattctttctattttatccGTCTTTCCAGAGTTGACGCTTTGCAACATCGTTTATTTATCGATTTCGAGACTTAATGACATTTCTGGTTGGGTCCATATATAGCCTGTGCGTGTCATGCTACAGTGTGCGTCGTAATATCTTCCTGGCGCACGGCAATAAGACCATCTCGGACAACGACACCGGAATTTGCTATGAAACTCTTCTTTGCACACCTCATTCCACCAGCAGGttctctaaaaaagaaaaacgtcaaaatacagaaattaatcttttactttaaaaaaaaaaaattttttttattaaataatgtaaaatatatttattttttagtcaTTTACCTCCGCCAAATAGCCTCTTACGCTTTGATCGctgtaatttcttttcgtaattATGTGTTTGGCATTCGCCGAATATACTCTCGTGCATAAAGccattatcaataaaaaacaTAACGCAGTCCTGTCCTAGAAGAGAATAATCTATATAAATTACGCTCTATACGTAAGTAATTAATCAACACATTTTCCATTAGAAATACCAGATGTTCGAACTTTATAAACTTCTatcgaaatttcttttctttctttttttttttttgtttttttgcagaactttatttatatacttattcgtttaattttgATGTACTCGCGTGACAATCgttgcgaataaataaatcctTCCGTTAATCAGCTATGTTTTACAGGACGACTTGTTTTGGAACATTTAATTGGCCGAAAAACCCGATGATTTTACATTCTCGTTCACTCACACTTACAATTCCCCTCATCTCTCTGGCTTGGTCTCGCGCGAGAGCAACAACCCTGACTTCGATTCCGGATTACATGTGAAAGGTACGGGAAGGGTTACGAGACTTGCGAGCTGCATTTGCCCACCGCCGTGTCACTCGCGACGCATTATTCCTACACGCAGCAGTTCTCCTTGGTTCTCCTAAGAGAAGAACGTCGGAGCATGCGTACGTTCAGTACTCTTTGACACCGTTGAGGGCTGGTcagtttctttctctctctctcttttcgctCTCTTACTGCTTCTCGCATCCCGTAGCGATCGATTGAGCACTTGTAACGACGCACAAAAGATACGATCTCTTCACAAAAACTGTAatagtattataaattaaattaaaggagacaaattttaataataaaaaatactgtGACGATTagaagagaataatttaataaaaaaaaatataatatttggtCAAATAGTAACTGTATatcaattgttaaaaattatttgaaaaagaatttagatttaataatgtaaaagtgAATTGTTTTTATACTTctaagaatatttttagaattaaaatagaatgaaaaaatgtgtataataATCTTCACGTATGGCaatatagttttaaaaaaCCGTGTCGGAACTTCATCGCACCATCTGTCAGTCGCGAAATGAATTAGTTTTGCCGACAGCTGTTCCAAATCTAAAGTTGTTTCGTATGATCAGGTGTTTTACATCGAACTTTAATTTACCGCAGTTTTACAAACGAAATGGCGTCCCGCGCATTACTGCAGCAGTATACGAGTGGAATTAGCAGGAGCAGTCTTGGGTATCTTGTTTCATTAACTTTTTTAGATTAACAATGGCAAAAACATAAAGGAGGTCTAACCtcaaaattttacataacaGATCGATTAAGTctatgttaaattatattaaatgttattttaatattttaatttatttaaatcgtaacCTTCTAAGAATTTTTCTATGTGTAAATGCAACAAATTTGATtgtaatcatttttttaatcttagaaaaccatttacaatttatatttaaattgttacaattacgATGCAAAAACTGGAGCATGACgttagtttataaaaaattatttaaaagcttacgtgtttaaaaattcttatacAAAGTTTTCATACAGATTGAGCAGGTTATTTTCGACCAAAGCCTCCGacattgaaaataaatctgaCCTGCCACAGCGTAAGAACCTCCAAGAGGCCTTAATGACGAAAGAGGAGGTCAAAGTTATGCAAGCCTTGAAGAGTACAATTACTGTAGCTGATGAGGACGTTGGTTATGTTTCTGGTGTTCCCGAAGAGCATATAAAGACGCGCAAAGTACGGATTTATCAGCCTGCCAAAAATGCCATGCAATCGGGAACGAATAATATTCACTTTTGGCAAATTGACTTTGATACACGCGAACGCTGGGAGAATCCATTGATGGGGTGGACCTCCAGGTaagtgttatttttaaataattatacatgtaataatttaaaagtattagtCAGGCtcgtaatatatgtaatatttatttttaatgcagtGGAGATCCTATGTCAAATATAAAAGTTGATTTTGCAACGAAAGAGGAGGCAATTACACACTG contains the following coding sequences:
- the LOC139109726 gene encoding peptidyl-alpha-hydroxyglycine alpha-amidating lyase 2-like, whose protein sequence is MADGGSRFSRVLSVLAIVVLKCVTSNEGEFDNVIYDDGNNFDGFEALYRRFHNEFYAPAYPVENSFWRSPENLGEVSGVAVDLTGNVVIFHRGDRTWNYGTFNDNAEYQENYRGPIRDNTVLTLNPKTGEVVHGWGNQTFYLPHGIHIDPYGNVWLTDIALHQVFKFSASGEPQLVLGQRFEPGNDNEHFCQPTSVAVLPSGEIVVADGYCNNRLVLFDGRGNPKYTIDERLGWITLRVPHSLTILPNRQVCVADRENWRIVCLDVTFSGFSQNLEPPYSIRHRQFGRIFGIASYHGFIYAVNGMTSNIPIKGFTIDPVNQNITGIWGPESSSFKMPHAIAICPYGKALYVSEIGPNKIWKFDLVTKSN
- the Nd-18 gene encoding NADH dehydrogenase [ubiquinone] iron-sulfur protein 4, mitochondrial — protein: MASRALLQQYTSGISRSSLGLSRLFSTKASDIENKSDLPQRKNLQEALMTKEEVKVMQALKSTITVADEDVGYVSGVPEEHIKTRKVRIYQPAKNAMQSGTNNIHFWQIDFDTRERWENPLMGWTSSGDPMSNIKVDFATKEEAITHCKKMGWDYYVQKPNVSQPKSRSYGVNFSWNKRTRVSTK